A window of the Candidatus Nitrosotalea okcheonensis genome harbors these coding sequences:
- a CDS encoding DUF4406 domain-containing protein, whose translation MMADNMKIYVAGPYTASTDLEIQKNVNNAIDAAIAIYKKGHYPYLPHLTHWIELRSQETKQGLKWEDYIEMDHAWLEDCDALLLLAPSRGANLELEYAKQHGKKIFFNIKEIPEQKIEHRYQFAK comes from the coding sequence ATGATGGCAGACAATATGAAAATATATGTTGCAGGGCCTTATACTGCATCTACTGATTTAGAAATACAGAAGAATGTCAATAATGCTATTGATGCGGCTATTGCGATTTATAAAAAAGGACATTATCCGTATCTTCCACATTTGACTCACTGGATAGAATTACGAAGTCAAGAAACAAAACAAGGTTTGAAATGGGAAGATTACATAGAAATGGATCATGCGTGGTTAGAGGATTGCGATGCATTACTACTTTTGGCACCATCACGTGGTGCAAATCTTGAATTAGAATATGCAAAACAACATGGAAAGAAGATTTTCTTTAACATTAAAGAAATTCCAGAACAAAAAATTGAACATAGATACCAGTTTGCAAAATAA
- the map gene encoding type II methionyl aminopeptidase has protein sequence MQLQDYINAGKIASEVRENARRKNHVGSTLEEICNSIEKEISSKGGKCAFPVNVSLNEIAAHYTAEPNDKTIVKDTDLLKIDLGVQINGYIADTAVTVCYDPKYDYLVLAAESALREAMSIIRVGTKSSDVGKTIENTTKQMGGIPIANLSGHSLEQYTIHAGKSVPNIWSIGSFSFQSTEAYACEPFVTTPDGSGFVREGRIRNIFSLVTRKRTKDENANKMIDFIWKNFNMLPFALRWLVPEYDEKTAGDLLEILIKNKVVRSYPILVESKGERVAQAEHTFIPQANSVLVTTIS, from the coding sequence TTGCAGTTACAAGATTACATCAACGCAGGAAAGATAGCATCAGAGGTGAGGGAGAACGCCAGGAGAAAAAATCATGTAGGCTCTACCCTTGAAGAGATATGCAATTCCATTGAAAAGGAAATATCAAGCAAAGGCGGCAAGTGCGCATTTCCAGTAAATGTCAGCTTGAACGAGATTGCAGCACACTATACAGCAGAACCAAATGACAAGACAATAGTCAAGGATACTGATCTCTTAAAAATTGACTTGGGTGTTCAGATAAATGGCTACATTGCAGACACTGCTGTTACAGTATGCTATGATCCAAAATATGATTATCTGGTCTTGGCAGCAGAATCGGCATTAAGGGAGGCCATGTCAATAATACGAGTCGGCACAAAATCAAGCGATGTCGGGAAAACAATAGAGAACACCACAAAGCAGATGGGCGGAATACCCATTGCAAATCTCAGTGGCCACTCTCTTGAACAATATACAATCCATGCAGGAAAATCAGTCCCAAACATATGGTCCATTGGTTCTTTTTCATTCCAGTCTACAGAGGCATATGCATGCGAGCCATTTGTCACGACTCCCGACGGGTCAGGTTTTGTGCGGGAGGGAAGAATCAGGAACATATTTTCCCTTGTTACAAGAAAAAGGACAAAGGACGAGAATGCAAACAAGATGATTGATTTCATATGGAAAAATTTCAACATGCTTCCATTTGCGCTAAGATGGCTTGTCCCAGAATATGACGAAAAGACTGCAGGAGATCTTTTAGAGATTCTAATCAAGAACAAAGTTGTCAGGTCATACCCAATACTTGTAGAGTCAAAGGGAGAGCGAGTGGCACAGGCAGAGCACACATTCATCCCTCAGGCGAACAGTGTTCTAGTGACTACTATTTCATGA
- a CDS encoding DUF1512 domain-containing protein, with protein sequence MDFLGTNLDKLFGSTDNSNPLMWMVWILPIFVFMLYGQRIQLYVTSSEINKGLEKLKMYRDDTRKELIAYVKNNTKSTADPTALLDKYFEYFTIMPADMDPNGIVPKIKHIMRTREDSTRAQVKTLSPNLSHVEASQIINILEAVTTLHMLYKMVRHFFLTAKKQNNFPLILPLQMMMPFIMEEAEALKVAVSAFKQGQPIGDGIGPMVVGKMMLGTEKKSVALETVQSEKEFEGRKLYLLKAEGPAATVGRPADTLEKTISENKPDIIVMVDAALKLEGEDTGSIAQGFGAAIGGVGTERFQIEEIATKHNIPIYAIVVKQSIKEAITLMKKEIADSSEKVSSQVYDIIRENTKQGQCALVIGVGNTLGVSQ encoded by the coding sequence ATGGATTTTTTGGGTACAAATTTGGACAAGCTTTTCGGTTCTACTGATAACTCTAATCCCTTAATGTGGATGGTTTGGATCCTGCCAATCTTTGTCTTTATGCTGTATGGACAGAGGATCCAGCTTTATGTTACATCGTCTGAAATCAACAAGGGGCTTGAGAAGCTCAAGATGTACCGTGATGATACGCGAAAAGAACTGATTGCATATGTGAAAAATAATACAAAATCTACTGCAGATCCTACTGCATTGCTTGACAAGTACTTTGAGTACTTTACGATAATGCCCGCTGACATGGACCCAAACGGTATTGTGCCAAAGATAAAACATATCATGAGGACAAGAGAAGACTCGACTCGCGCGCAGGTAAAAACACTGTCTCCAAATCTAAGCCATGTGGAGGCAAGCCAGATAATCAACATTCTGGAGGCAGTAACAACACTGCACATGTTGTACAAGATGGTACGACACTTTTTCCTTACTGCTAAAAAACAAAACAACTTTCCATTGATACTGCCTCTGCAAATGATGATGCCTTTTATTATGGAGGAAGCCGAAGCACTAAAGGTTGCGGTATCAGCATTCAAGCAGGGACAGCCAATAGGGGATGGGATTGGCCCTATGGTTGTTGGCAAAATGATGCTTGGCACAGAAAAAAAATCTGTCGCACTTGAAACTGTCCAGAGTGAAAAAGAGTTTGAGGGAAGAAAATTATATCTTTTGAAGGCAGAAGGTCCTGCTGCAACAGTTGGAAGGCCTGCTGATACACTAGAGAAAACCATTTCTGAAAACAAGCCTGACATTATAGTGATGGTTGACGCTGCCTTGAAGCTAGAGGGCGAGGATACGGGTTCCATAGCACAAGGGTTCGGAGCTGCAATAGGGGGAGTGGGGACTGAAAGATTCCAGATAGAGGAGATTGCAACCAAGCACAATATCCCAATCTATGCCATAGTGGTAAAACAGTCAATCAAAGAGGCAATCACGCTGATGAAAAAAGAGATTGCCGATTCTTCTGAGAAGGTGTCATCACAGGTTTATGATATAATACGGGAAAACACCAAGCAGGGTCAGTGTGCTCTAGTCATTGGGGTTGGAAATACACTGGGGGTATCACAATGA